Part of the Streptomyces sp. NBC_00457 genome, GAGTCGCCGATGATGCCCCAACTCCCCGGTTTTCCGCCCACCCTGTAGTGCCCGCCCACGGCGTCCGGCAGATCTTTGGCGAAAAACGACTCCGTCTGCGGCCCGCCTGGGATGTCCACGCACTCGGTGTCCCGCGGCGGTGCGACGGTCGGCCGCATCATCACCAGGATCATCGGCCGCATACGGCCTTCCCTGGCGAGCCCACGGGCCGTGTGCGGATAGTCGAGCTTGTCCACGAGCGCCTTGGCGGTGCCCGGATAGCCGGTGAGGACGACGGCCGCGGGGAATGTGCGGGTGCGGTATCGCGCCTGGAAGTACTCCGGCGGCAAGTACACGTACGCGCGCGTGGCGATGTGTGTCGTACGACCGAGGATGTCGACCTCGTGGATCCGGCCCCCGGCGCGCGCATCAGGGCTGCCCGCCCCCGGAACGCTCTCCGTGTCGACGACGCGCAGCGGGTCGCCCTCGGGGCCGCCGGGCGTGTGGTCGACGACCACGCCCTCGTCGGTCTCCTGTCCCAGCAGGTCCGCCCAGCTGGCGTAGAAACCGAAGGCCTGGTTGGCGGCGAGGCCGGCCGACGCGAAGAGCGTCAGCTGCACGGCGAGGAGCAGGGCGACCCGGCCGCCGACGGCCCGCCAGGTCCGCCGGGCCAGCCGCGGCCACAGCCACACCGTGCCGGCGAACAGCAGGACGGCGGTGCAGAGCGCCAGCGCCAGCATCTTGTT contains:
- a CDS encoding alpha/beta hydrolase — encoded protein: MGLTSNKMLALALCTAVLLFAGTVWLWPRLARRTWRAVGGRVALLLAVQLTLFASAGLAANQAFGFYASWADLLGQETDEGVVVDHTPGGPEGDPLRVVDTESVPGAGSPDARAGGRIHEVDILGRTTHIATRAYVYLPPEYFQARYRTRTFPAAVVLTGYPGTAKALVDKLDYPHTARGLAREGRMRPMILVMMRPTVAPPRDTECVDIPGGPQTESFFAKDLPDAVGGHYRVGGKPGSWGIIGDSTGGYCALKLAMHHPRVYAAGAGLSAYYRAPIDPTTGDLFHGDRTLRNRADLFWYLKNMPAPDTSLLVSSSKIGESNYKDTLKFIADAKATNRTRISSIILESGGHNFTTWRREIPATLEWISGRLSDR